In Montipora capricornis isolate CH-2021 chromosome 4, ASM3666992v2, whole genome shotgun sequence, a single genomic region encodes these proteins:
- the LOC138046739 gene encoding uncharacterized protein → MDECFAWLREWPSAPAHTITGVLELYEQLTPTRVYTKIKTGTSQGEITCRLCGGAAETLAHVLAGCPALAQSKYLERHNAALKVLFFEVCKDLQLVDSVPPWYSLVGPKPVYESPEAQAYWDVPVYAEQSYVKANRVDVRFVDHRRKRVWAVEMSCPWLDNRGKKEREKTEKYAPLRWELRKQYPGYVVEQCNVVIDVLGGWSKDLEKTIKKLVGARGREVLRRMQKAIISSSLNIARAFKAIVK, encoded by the coding sequence ATGGATGAGTGTTTTGCTTGGCTACGGGAGTGGCCCTCAGCACCCGCCCACACGATTACCGGGGTACTGGAGCTTTACGAACAGCTCACCCCTACTAGAGTGTATACAAAGATCAAAACAGGAACTTCACAAGGAGAGATCACGTGTAGGTTGTGCGGAGGCGCTGCAGAAACTCTTGCGCATGTTCTTGCAGGATGTCCTGCTTTAGCACAGTCCAAGTACTTGGAGCGACACAACGCTGCACTTAAGGTGTTGTTCTTTGAGGTGTGTAAAGACCTGCAGCTAGTGGACTCAGTACCACCATGGTACTCGTTAGTGGGACCCAAACCAGTGTACGAATCTCCGGAAGCTCAAGCTTACTGGGATGTACCAGTGTATGCCGAACAAAGCTATGTCAAGGCCAACAGAGTGGACGTCAGATTTGTGGATCACAGGAGGAAACGAGTCTGGGCAGTTgaaatgagttgcccctggttagacaaccgtgggaaaaaggagagggagaagacggaaaagtatgcTCCACTGCGCTgggagttaaggaagcagtaCCCTGGCTATGTCGTGGAACAGTGCAACGTAGTGATTGATGTGCTAGGCGGTTGGTCTAAAGatttagagaaaacaataaagaaacttgTGGGCGCTAGAGGAAGGGAGGTTCTCAGAAGGATGCAGAAAGCTATTATCTCAAGTTCGCTTAACATAGCGCGGGCCTTCAAGGCCATCGTCAAATAA